A section of the Humulus lupulus chromosome 2, drHumLupu1.1, whole genome shotgun sequence genome encodes:
- the LOC133815906 gene encoding uncharacterized protein LOC133815906 produces MMAEANRDVLVEAIKRLEAELAEAKKRVTTTEEKLVSTVGLEVERDKLKADLVDMTNKWMEKSQFCVQHEARMEKLSIMMNDLEEDIVLLQADKEILDKEKTKLERRANILEASAAGAKKQKLEAELLFGKKLKEAEEAVTETKKQLEEMAERAAEAAIEATRQRIQDREITERRLVRVAEVDTAKYLDLALRNKK; encoded by the exons ATGATGGCTGAGGCAAATCGGGACGTGCTCGTGGAAGCCATCAAGAGGTTAGAAGCAGAGTTGGCAGAGGCAAAAAAGAGGGTGACTaccacagaggagaagctggtTAGTACTGTCGGGCTCGAAGTAGAGCGAGACAAACTGAAGGCTGACTTGGTGGATATGACCAATAAATGGATGGAAAAAAGTCAATTCTGCGTTCAGCATGAAGCCCGCATGGAGAAGCTTAGCATTATGATGAATGACCTTGAAGAAGATATTGTGTTGTTGCAAGCTGATAAGGAGATCTTAGACAAAGAGAAGACAAAGTTGGAGCGAAGGGCAAACATTCTTGAGGCCAGCGCAGCGGGCGCCAAGAAGCAGAAGTTGGAGGCTGAGCTTCTTTTTGGGAAGAAGTTGAAGGAAGCAGAAGAGGCGGTAACCGAAACCAAGAAGCAGTTGGAGGAGATGGCAGAG AGGGCAGCAGAGGCGGCGATTGAAGCCACTAGGCAACGCATTCAAGATCGGGAGATTACCGAACGCAGACTTGTGAGGGTGGCTGAGGTGGATACTGCGAAGTATCTGGACCTAGCATTACGTAATAAGAAGTAG
- the LOC133817468 gene encoding transmembrane E3 ubiquitin-protein ligase FLY2-like isoform X2 yields the protein MGCPDSDMVAKRNLGFGCFSKRRLGLLNWVVFGFWLALLLLQPVASVRPLRERARSWGDEWLFRGKDESDLGPFSAWNITGTYRGTWKFLDSANSSSKFPDFRKSSGNSVIELVSAPTKIMGVHYVQGIIIFQDVFENENSVNGVQIRVEGVYIWPFRQLRIVANSPKDGESNQEEDYMLSNPYHLLGVFSSQVFQDSPRDKMWRKNHSPIYEMEKHCNIEIAAQISRVPSAQNDGDRDRYHIEGLMESPAVDDDGDCFSPLLLNATSVNIEVYYNKAVNYTLMVTFVSFLQVLLLIRQMEHSNTQSGAAKVSILMIGQQAIMDAYLCLIHLTAGILVESLFNAFATAAFFKFVVFSIFEMRYLLAIWKANRPMNNGEGWETMRRELSVLYSRFYGILLGGILIMYEFHNFLRPILLLMYCFWIPQIVTNVIRDSRKPLHPHYVIGVTVTRLAIPLYIFGCPNNFMRIEPDQSWCICLVVFIGLQSAVLLLQHYLGSRWFIPRQILPEKYSYYRRFDQNTSNATDCVICMTAIDITQRSNDCMVTPCDHFFHSGCLQRWMDVKMECPTCRRPLPPA from the exons atGGGATGCCCGGATTCTGATATGGTGGCCAAGAGAAATTTGGGTTTTGGGTGCTTTTCCAAGAGGAGATTAGGTTTATTGAATTGGGTCGTCTTTGGATTTTGGCTTGCGTTACTGCTTTTGCAGCCGGTGGCTAGTGTCAGACCCTTGCGAGAGAGAGCTCGTTCTTGGGGCGATGAG TGGTTATTCAGAGGAAAAGATGAAAGTGACTTGGGTCCATTTTCTGCATGGAATATAACTGGAACTTATAGAG GGACTTGGAAGTTTCTAGATTCTGCAAATAGCTCTTCCAAATTTCCTGATTTCAGGAAATCCTCCGGAAATTCTGTAATTGAGTTAGTTAGTGCACCAACAAAAATAATGGGGGTACACTATGTGCAG GGAATAATCATTTTTCAAGATGTGTTTGAAAATGAAAACAGCGTTAATGGTGTTCAAATCAGAGTGGAAGGCGTATATATATGGCCATTTAGACAACTTCGAATAGTAGCTAACAG TCCAAAAGATGGAGAGTCGAACCAAGAAGAGGACTACATGTTATCTAATCCATATCATTTG CTTGGAGTTTTCTCATCTCAGGTGTTCCAAGATTCTCCACGGGATAAAATGTGGAGGAAGAACCATT CACCAATTTATGAAATGGAGAAACATTGCAACATCGAAATTGCAGCCCAGATTTCACGAGTCCCATCTGCCCAAAATG ATGGAGATCGTGATCGGTATCATATAGAAGGACTAATGGAGAGTCCTGCAGTGGATGATGATGGGGACTGCTTCTCACCCTTATTGTTGAATGCAACTTCTGTCAACATTGAGGTCTATTATAATAAAGCAGTGAATTATACCTTGATGGTCACATTT GTTTCTTTCCTTCAAGTTCTGCTGTTGATTCGGCAAATGGAACATAGCAACACTCAATCT GGAGCTGCCAAAGTTTCAATTCTAATGATTGGTCAACAGGCCATCATGGATGCTTATCTTTGCTTGATACATCTGACAGCAGGAATACTAGTTG AGTCCTTATTCAATGCCTTTGCAACGGCTGCTTTTTTCAAGTTTGTAGTCTTCTCAATTTTTGAGATGAGATATCTCCTAGCTATATGGAAGGCAAATAGGCCCATGAATAATGGAGAAGGTTGGGAAACAATGAGGCGTGAACTTTCGGTTCTATATAGCCGATTTT ATGGGATTCTTTTAGGAGGCATTCTAATTATGTATGAGTTTCATAATTTTCTGAGACCTATTCTTCTCCTTATGTACTGTTTTTGGATACCTCAAATTGTCACCAATGTCATTCGCGATTCGAGAAAACCTCTACATCCACATTATGTCATAGGCGTGACTGTTACTCGGCTTGCAATTCCATTATATATATTTGGCTGCCCGAACAATTTCATGCGCATTGAACCTGACCAGAGTTGGTGTATTTGTTTGGTTGTATTTATTGGACTTCAATCAGCAGTTCTTCTTCTTCAGCACTATCTTGGGTCTCGGTGGTTCATTCCTCGTCAG ATTCTACCTGAGAAATACAGCTACTATAGAAGGTTCGATCAAAATACAAGTAATGCTACTGACTGTGTCATTTGCATGACTGCCATCGATATCACACAACGGTCAAATGATTGCATG GTAACACCTTGTGATCATTTCTTCCATTCCGGTTGTTTACAAAGGTGGATGGATGTAAAGATGGAATGCCCAACTTGTCGGCGTCCACTACCGCCGGCCTGA
- the LOC133817468 gene encoding transmembrane E3 ubiquitin-protein ligase FLY2-like isoform X1: MGCPDSDMVAKRNLGFGCFSKRRLGLLNWVVFGFWLALLLLQPVASVRPLRERARSWGDEWLFRGKDESDLGPFSAWNITGTYRGTWKFLDSANSSSKFPDFRKSSGNSVIELVSAPTKIMGVHYVQGIIIFQDVFENENSVNGVQIRVEGVYIWPFRQLRIVANSPKDGESNQEEDYMLSNPYHLLGVFSSQVFQDSPRDKMWRKNHSPIYEMEKHCNIEIAAQISRVPSAQNDGDRDRYHIEGLMESPAVDDDGDCFSPLLLNATSVNIEVYYNKAVNYTLMVTFVSFLQVLLLIRQMEHSNTQSGAAKVSILMIGQQAIMDAYLCLIHLTAGILVAFDWRNLSKNANGGLGPESEESLFNAFATAAFFKFVVFSIFEMRYLLAIWKANRPMNNGEGWETMRRELSVLYSRFYGILLGGILIMYEFHNFLRPILLLMYCFWIPQIVTNVIRDSRKPLHPHYVIGVTVTRLAIPLYIFGCPNNFMRIEPDQSWCICLVVFIGLQSAVLLLQHYLGSRWFIPRQILPEKYSYYRRFDQNTSNATDCVICMTAIDITQRSNDCMVTPCDHFFHSGCLQRWMDVKMECPTCRRPLPPA, from the exons atGGGATGCCCGGATTCTGATATGGTGGCCAAGAGAAATTTGGGTTTTGGGTGCTTTTCCAAGAGGAGATTAGGTTTATTGAATTGGGTCGTCTTTGGATTTTGGCTTGCGTTACTGCTTTTGCAGCCGGTGGCTAGTGTCAGACCCTTGCGAGAGAGAGCTCGTTCTTGGGGCGATGAG TGGTTATTCAGAGGAAAAGATGAAAGTGACTTGGGTCCATTTTCTGCATGGAATATAACTGGAACTTATAGAG GGACTTGGAAGTTTCTAGATTCTGCAAATAGCTCTTCCAAATTTCCTGATTTCAGGAAATCCTCCGGAAATTCTGTAATTGAGTTAGTTAGTGCACCAACAAAAATAATGGGGGTACACTATGTGCAG GGAATAATCATTTTTCAAGATGTGTTTGAAAATGAAAACAGCGTTAATGGTGTTCAAATCAGAGTGGAAGGCGTATATATATGGCCATTTAGACAACTTCGAATAGTAGCTAACAG TCCAAAAGATGGAGAGTCGAACCAAGAAGAGGACTACATGTTATCTAATCCATATCATTTG CTTGGAGTTTTCTCATCTCAGGTGTTCCAAGATTCTCCACGGGATAAAATGTGGAGGAAGAACCATT CACCAATTTATGAAATGGAGAAACATTGCAACATCGAAATTGCAGCCCAGATTTCACGAGTCCCATCTGCCCAAAATG ATGGAGATCGTGATCGGTATCATATAGAAGGACTAATGGAGAGTCCTGCAGTGGATGATGATGGGGACTGCTTCTCACCCTTATTGTTGAATGCAACTTCTGTCAACATTGAGGTCTATTATAATAAAGCAGTGAATTATACCTTGATGGTCACATTT GTTTCTTTCCTTCAAGTTCTGCTGTTGATTCGGCAAATGGAACATAGCAACACTCAATCT GGAGCTGCCAAAGTTTCAATTCTAATGATTGGTCAACAGGCCATCATGGATGCTTATCTTTGCTTGATACATCTGACAGCAGGAATACTAGTTG CATTCGATTGGAGAAATTTGTCTAAGAATGCCAATGGAGGCCTTGGCCCTGAATCAGAAG AGTCCTTATTCAATGCCTTTGCAACGGCTGCTTTTTTCAAGTTTGTAGTCTTCTCAATTTTTGAGATGAGATATCTCCTAGCTATATGGAAGGCAAATAGGCCCATGAATAATGGAGAAGGTTGGGAAACAATGAGGCGTGAACTTTCGGTTCTATATAGCCGATTTT ATGGGATTCTTTTAGGAGGCATTCTAATTATGTATGAGTTTCATAATTTTCTGAGACCTATTCTTCTCCTTATGTACTGTTTTTGGATACCTCAAATTGTCACCAATGTCATTCGCGATTCGAGAAAACCTCTACATCCACATTATGTCATAGGCGTGACTGTTACTCGGCTTGCAATTCCATTATATATATTTGGCTGCCCGAACAATTTCATGCGCATTGAACCTGACCAGAGTTGGTGTATTTGTTTGGTTGTATTTATTGGACTTCAATCAGCAGTTCTTCTTCTTCAGCACTATCTTGGGTCTCGGTGGTTCATTCCTCGTCAG ATTCTACCTGAGAAATACAGCTACTATAGAAGGTTCGATCAAAATACAAGTAATGCTACTGACTGTGTCATTTGCATGACTGCCATCGATATCACACAACGGTCAAATGATTGCATG GTAACACCTTGTGATCATTTCTTCCATTCCGGTTGTTTACAAAGGTGGATGGATGTAAAGATGGAATGCCCAACTTGTCGGCGTCCACTACCGCCGGCCTGA